The following are from one region of the Myotis daubentonii chromosome 2, mMyoDau2.1, whole genome shotgun sequence genome:
- the LOC132226873 gene encoding uncharacterized protein LOC132226873 has protein sequence MGPRQEGAELWPRAGPARRGPGLSRRKTSQGLQIAALSFFFFFFLTPPAWEEKKKAALPLEADAKRMQNFNHLLHRASPAAGPGLAWRHTGGTGLRPLSGTCCKTRPTHCPVQRQGRCRGVRTGAGCPGLHRAATRWAPRRCHGHLWRHLQACWTVWSFGVDRGAWASGWGPQRCAWGVLVPADLEPQPRWDPGPFSWPVLVFQKSCGKCFGGRWRLHTLCIQGRAYGISSWEREAIRSPEKRWMSPKYRSGGGPPWVRVQSSGRAGTGRSVQGGSVPRAHKCFHFNVSSSQKKKLTVIIMNT, from the coding sequence atggggcccaggcaggagggcgCAGAGCTGTGGCCGCGGGCAGGCCCGGCGAGGCGGGGCCCAGGGCTGTCAAGGAGAAAAACATCCCAAGGCCTGCAAATTGCTgctctcagcttttttttttttttttttttaactcctcctgcttgggaggaaaaaaaaaaagcagcgcTTCCTCTGGAGGCGGATGCAAAAAGGATGCAGAATTTTAACCATCTCCTGCACCGGGCTTCCCCAGCGGCCGGCCCGGGCCTGGCCTGGCGGCACACGGGAGGCACTGGcctgaggcctctctctgggACCTGCTGCAAAACCAGGcccacccactgccccgtccAGAGGCAGGGCCGCTGCAGGGGCGTGAGGACCGGGGCCGGGTGCCCAGGCCTGCACAGAGCTGCCACGCGGTGGGCCCCCAGGCGTTGTCACGGTCACCTCTGGCGTCACCTTCAGGCGTGCTGGACCGTGTGGTCTTTTGGTGTTGACCGCGGTGCCTGGGCATCTGGTTGGGGACCCCAGCGCTGTGCTTGGGGGGTCCTGGTGCCCGCTGACTTGGAGCCCCAGCCACGCTGGGATCCTGGGCCTTTCTCGTGGCCGGTTTTGGTGTTTCAAAAATCATGTGGAAAGTGTTTTGGTGGCCGGTGGAGGCTCCACACACTGTGCATTCAGGGCAGAGCTTACGGGATAAGTtcctgggagagggaggccaTTAGGTCACCAGAGAAAAGATGGATGAGCCCCAAGTACAGAAGTGGGGGCGGGCCTCCCTGGGTTAGGGTGCAGAGCAGCGGGCGTGCGGGCACTGGCAGGTCGGTCCAGGGAGGCTCAGTGCCCCGGGCtcacaaatgttttcattttaatgtctCTTCAAGTCAGAAGAAAAAACTGACTGTAATCATAATGAACACATAA